In a single window of the Pseudodesulfovibrio profundus genome:
- a CDS encoding fumarate reductase flavoprotein subunit codes for MQTIYTDLLVVGAGLAGERAAVEAADAGFSAICLSLVPARRSHSSAAQGGMQASLGNSVMGKGDGPDVHFEDTVKGSDWGCDQEVARMFADTAPIEMRRLAHWGVPWNRVVPGKSIYYKGGKQFEKVEEEDKEGLIMARSFGGTAKWRTCYTSDGTGHAVMCTMDNRCAQAGVEVHDKTEAIALIQDGDTCYGVVARCLRTGDLRVYLSKATMIAAGGFGRIYPNTTNAVICDGGAHTMCVDTGVVPMGNMEAVQFHPTGIVPTDILVTEGCRGDGGTLLDVNEKRFMHEYEPDKAELASRDVVSRWMTHHMREGHGVKSPYGEHLWLDIRHLGEEHITGKLREVYEICTYFLGVNPIHELIPVRPTQHYSMGGVRTNRDGAAYGVKGLFAAGEAACWDMHGFNRLGGNSLAETVVAGGIVGKKIAEYLEGCETEFKTALINDVVKLQKQRIDDLVTSANGSENVYKVRKSMQDALNKGANIFRTKDGLEECVSSLQETLIRAKNVGLRSNGRGVNPELAVALKLEGQVRMALMVAYGALQRTESRGSHNREDFPARNDRDWLNRTLAYWKNADDTLPTLEYEPATEVVEIPPGDRGYGKSEIISADDKKE; via the coding sequence ATGCAGACTATTTACACCGATTTACTCGTTGTCGGCGCAGGTCTTGCGGGAGAGCGTGCAGCTGTTGAAGCTGCCGACGCCGGATTCTCCGCCATTTGCCTCAGCCTTGTACCAGCTCGTCGTTCCCATTCATCCGCAGCACAGGGAGGCATGCAAGCCTCTTTGGGGAACTCCGTCATGGGCAAGGGGGACGGTCCTGACGTCCACTTCGAGGACACCGTTAAAGGATCTGACTGGGGGTGTGATCAGGAAGTGGCAAGAATGTTTGCCGATACCGCACCCATAGAAATGCGCCGCCTCGCTCACTGGGGCGTGCCGTGGAACCGTGTTGTTCCTGGCAAATCCATCTATTACAAAGGTGGTAAGCAGTTTGAAAAGGTGGAGGAAGAAGACAAGGAAGGGCTGATCATGGCCCGTTCCTTCGGCGGGACGGCCAAGTGGCGTACCTGCTATACTTCCGACGGTACCGGACACGCCGTCATGTGCACCATGGATAACCGGTGTGCGCAGGCGGGTGTCGAGGTCCATGACAAAACCGAAGCCATTGCACTGATTCAGGATGGCGACACCTGTTACGGCGTCGTTGCACGCTGCCTGCGTACAGGAGACCTGCGCGTCTATTTGTCCAAGGCAACGATGATCGCTGCCGGTGGTTTCGGTCGTATCTATCCCAACACAACCAATGCCGTAATCTGTGACGGCGGCGCACATACCATGTGTGTCGATACCGGTGTTGTTCCCATGGGCAATATGGAGGCGGTACAGTTCCACCCCACCGGTATTGTTCCTACGGATATCCTTGTCACAGAGGGGTGTCGCGGTGACGGAGGAACACTCCTCGACGTCAATGAAAAACGCTTCATGCATGAATACGAGCCGGATAAGGCCGAACTGGCTTCACGAGATGTCGTTTCCAGATGGATGACGCACCACATGCGAGAAGGGCATGGAGTCAAATCGCCTTACGGTGAACACCTCTGGCTGGATATACGCCATCTTGGGGAAGAGCATATTACGGGCAAGCTCCGTGAAGTATATGAAATATGCACGTACTTCCTTGGCGTGAATCCCATCCACGAACTCATCCCGGTCCGCCCGACGCAGCACTATTCCATGGGCGGGGTCCGAACCAATAGGGATGGCGCAGCCTATGGGGTCAAGGGGCTCTTTGCGGCAGGCGAAGCTGCATGTTGGGATATGCACGGCTTCAACAGATTGGGCGGCAATTCACTGGCAGAGACCGTTGTGGCAGGCGGTATTGTCGGTAAGAAAATCGCCGAATACCTTGAAGGCTGTGAAACCGAGTTCAAGACCGCTCTTATTAACGATGTGGTCAAGCTGCAGAAGCAGCGCATAGATGATCTCGTTACTTCCGCCAATGGCTCCGAAAATGTCTACAAGGTTCGGAAGTCCATGCAGGATGCGCTGAACAAAGGCGCAAACATCTTCCGCACAAAAGACGGCCTGGAAGAGTGCGTCAGCTCTCTGCAGGAAACGCTTATTCGCGCGAAGAATGTTGGACTCCGTTCAAATGGCAGAGGGGTTAACCCCGAGTTGGCCGTTGCGCTGAAGCTGGAAGGGCAGGTCAGGATGGCGCTTATGGTTGCTTATGGCGCCTTGCAGCGTACAGAGTCACGTGGGTCGCATAACCGTGAGGATTTCCCCGCACGAAACGACCGAGACTGGCTCAACCGTACACTGGCCTACTGGAAGAATGCAGACGATACATTGCCTACCCTGGAATATGAACCGGCAACAGAAGTGGTCGAGATTCCTCCGGGTGATCGTGGTTACGGCAAGTCCGAAATCATCAGCGCCGACGACAAGAAGGAATAG
- a CDS encoding fumarate reductase iron-sulfur subunit — MSRLLKFNIFRYNPQDEQSEPHMQEFVLEETDSMTLFIALNRLREEQDPSLQFDFCCRAGICGACGMVINGRPGLACHTKTRDLPGEITLLPLPVFKLVGDLSVDTGSWFREMYTKTESWIHTDKEFDPEALEERMDNKEAVAIYELERCIECGCCVSACATARLREDFIGAAGLNRVARFLIDPRDQRSDSDYYEIIGNDMGIFGCMGLLACEDVCPKHLPLQNQLGFLRRKMGITSLKRLFRK, encoded by the coding sequence ATGTCCAGATTATTGAAATTCAACATCTTCCGCTATAATCCTCAGGACGAACAGTCTGAGCCTCATATGCAGGAGTTCGTACTTGAAGAGACCGACTCCATGACGCTCTTCATTGCGCTTAACCGTCTTCGTGAAGAGCAGGACCCGTCCCTGCAGTTCGACTTTTGTTGTCGTGCGGGAATATGCGGTGCCTGCGGCATGGTTATCAATGGTCGTCCGGGGTTGGCGTGTCATACCAAAACGCGTGATCTCCCTGGAGAGATTACGCTGTTGCCGTTACCGGTCTTCAAGCTCGTTGGTGACCTCTCGGTCGATACCGGTTCGTGGTTCCGGGAAATGTATACAAAAACCGAGTCCTGGATTCACACGGACAAGGAGTTCGACCCGGAAGCACTGGAAGAGCGCATGGACAACAAGGAAGCTGTTGCCATCTATGAGCTGGAACGGTGTATCGAATGTGGCTGTTGTGTTTCGGCCTGTGCCACGGCCCGATTGCGCGAGGACTTCATCGGTGCTGCAGGGCTGAACCGTGTCGCCCGATTCCTGATCGATCCGAGGGACCAGCGCTCCGATAGTGACTATTATGAAATAATAGGTAATGATATGGGCATATTCGGATGTATGGGCCTGCTGGCTTGTGAAGACGTGTGTCCCAAACATCTTCCGTTGCAAAACCAACTCGGCTTTTTGCGGCGCAAGATGGGTATTACCTCTTTGAAGAGACTCTTCAGGAAGTAA
- a CDS encoding fumarate hydratase, with amino-acid sequence MREIQAADIVEAVAKMCVKANTELPQDVRNKFEQAMAEETSPSAKEVLRQLLENADLANETKLPLCQDCGLAVFFVEIGDDCRVVGGNLRELINEGVRKGYDEGFLRKSACDPLTRANTGDGTPAVIHFDVVPGDKLKIFFMAKGGGSENMSRVTMLAPAQGWEGVKQFVINRVAEAGPNPCPPTIIGIGIGGTFDHSAKIAKKALMRDLDDTHPDPELAAKEKELEEALNKLGIGPMGLGGKTTVLGVKIAMEPCHLASLPLAVNVQCHSQRHEEVIL; translated from the coding sequence ATGAGAGAAATACAGGCAGCGGATATTGTGGAAGCTGTGGCCAAGATGTGTGTGAAGGCCAATACAGAGCTTCCGCAGGATGTTCGCAATAAATTTGAACAGGCAATGGCCGAGGAGACTTCTCCATCAGCCAAGGAAGTTTTGCGTCAACTGCTGGAAAATGCCGATCTGGCCAATGAGACCAAATTGCCACTGTGTCAGGATTGTGGTTTGGCAGTGTTCTTTGTCGAAATCGGCGATGACTGTCGTGTGGTTGGCGGTAATCTGCGAGAACTGATCAATGAAGGGGTTCGTAAAGGATACGATGAAGGTTTCCTGCGCAAGTCAGCATGTGATCCGTTAACTCGTGCCAACACGGGCGACGGCACCCCTGCGGTCATTCATTTTGATGTTGTTCCCGGTGACAAGCTCAAGATTTTCTTCATGGCCAAAGGTGGTGGTTCTGAAAACATGTCTCGCGTCACCATGCTTGCCCCAGCGCAAGGGTGGGAAGGCGTCAAGCAGTTCGTCATCAATCGTGTGGCTGAAGCCGGACCGAATCCCTGTCCGCCGACTATCATTGGCATCGGCATAGGCGGTACGTTCGATCATTCGGCAAAGATCGCCAAAAAGGCGCTCATGCGCGATCTGGATGATACGCATCCTGACCCGGAACTTGCCGCCAAGGAAAAGGAACTGGAAGAAGCCCTCAACAAACTGGGCATAGGTCCCATGGGATTGGGCGGCAAGACAACAGTCCTTGGTGTTAAAATCGCCATGGAGCCATGCCATCTGGCCAGTCTTCCTCTGGCTGTGAATGTTCAGTGTCACTCCCAGCGTCATGAGGAGGTCATTCTGTAA
- a CDS encoding Fe-S-containing hydro-lyase, whose product MAEYKLNTPLTDEDIEQLKAGDVVFLTGTIHSARDAAHKKLFELLDAGKELPFDLNGSAIYYVGPSPAPPGRPIGAAGPTTSYRMDTYAPRLHSLGMKATIGKGKRSDEVKAAMQEHKGVYFGATGGAGALLSNSIVESEVIAFDELGPEAIRAMKVKDFPLLVINDCHGGELYVKPDLEAAS is encoded by the coding sequence ATGGCTGAATACAAATTGAATACACCGTTGACAGATGAAGACATTGAGCAGCTCAAAGCTGGTGATGTGGTTTTCCTCACAGGCACGATTCACTCTGCTCGCGACGCTGCACACAAAAAGCTTTTCGAGTTGCTGGATGCAGGTAAAGAGTTACCTTTCGACCTCAATGGTTCGGCAATCTACTACGTTGGGCCATCTCCTGCGCCTCCGGGCAGACCCATCGGTGCTGCCGGTCCCACCACAAGCTATCGCATGGATACTTATGCGCCACGACTGCACAGCCTGGGTATGAAGGCCACCATCGGTAAAGGCAAACGTTCCGACGAGGTGAAAGCCGCCATGCAGGAACACAAGGGCGTTTACTTTGGCGCAACAGGTGGAGCAGGGGCATTGTTGTCCAATTCCATAGTTGAATCAGAGGTCATAGCATTTGATGAATTGGGCCCTGAAGCCATCCGCGCAATGAAAGTCAAAGATTTTCCTTTGTTGGTGATCAATGACTGTCATGGGGGTGAACTCTACGTCAAACCTGATTTGGAAGCTGCATCATAA
- a CDS encoding aminotransferase-like domain-containing protein, producing the protein MSELFARRMGTVHRSFIREILKVTADPEIISFAGGLPNPDLFPLESMDRASREVFANIGASALQYSTTEGDAGLRTIIAERYAKRGLSVSPDSILITTGSQQILDIVAKVFLDKGDKVVIERPGYLGAIQAFSIFEPEFVAISLESDGPDLAELEQALQQGAKCFYAVPNFQNPSGVSYSLEKRKAVAKLMDTYDALFIEDDPYGELRFMGEDLPSVYSFREKPGILCGSFSKIAAPGFRIGWVVAESPFYEKLVIAKQASDLHTSTVAQAIMRRYLETNDIESHVGLIKERYGRQRQHMVDMIQQHFPSVVNITEPEGGMFLWAALPEGVSSMDLFDIAIKDKVAFVPGRPFYVDGTGENTFRLNFSNSDEQKIEEGIKRLGSSISTLLD; encoded by the coding sequence ATGTCAGAATTATTTGCTCGTCGAATGGGTACTGTTCACCGTTCGTTTATCCGTGAAATATTGAAAGTCACCGCTGATCCAGAGATAATCTCGTTTGCAGGCGGTTTGCCAAATCCTGATCTGTTCCCGTTGGAATCAATGGATCGTGCATCCAGAGAAGTGTTTGCCAATATCGGGGCTTCCGCACTTCAATACTCCACAACGGAAGGCGACGCAGGGTTGCGTACAATAATCGCAGAACGGTATGCCAAACGTGGATTGTCTGTTTCGCCTGATTCAATTCTCATCACTACTGGTTCGCAGCAGATTCTTGATATCGTTGCCAAAGTCTTTCTGGATAAGGGGGACAAGGTCGTTATCGAGCGTCCGGGGTATCTTGGCGCTATTCAGGCTTTCTCCATATTTGAACCGGAATTTGTGGCAATCTCCTTGGAAAGTGACGGCCCTGATCTTGCTGAGTTGGAGCAGGCACTTCAGCAGGGAGCCAAGTGCTTTTACGCTGTTCCCAATTTTCAGAATCCGTCCGGTGTGAGCTATTCGCTGGAAAAGCGGAAGGCCGTTGCCAAGCTCATGGACACCTATGATGCTCTGTTCATCGAAGATGATCCATATGGAGAGCTCCGCTTCATGGGTGAGGATTTGCCCAGCGTTTATTCATTTCGCGAGAAACCCGGAATTCTGTGTGGTTCTTTTTCCAAAATCGCAGCACCGGGATTTCGCATCGGCTGGGTAGTAGCCGAGTCTCCCTTCTATGAGAAACTGGTCATTGCCAAACAGGCATCTGATTTACATACATCGACCGTGGCTCAAGCCATCATGCGTCGTTATCTGGAAACCAATGATATCGAATCACATGTGGGCCTGATCAAGGAACGATATGGCAGGCAGCGTCAGCACATGGTCGACATGATCCAGCAGCACTTTCCGTCGGTGGTCAATATAACCGAACCGGAAGGGGGCATGTTCCTTTGGGCGGCTTTACCTGAAGGCGTATCCTCCATGGATCTTTTTGATATTGCGATCAAGGACAAGGTCGCTTTTGTACCGGGAAGGCCATTTTATGTTGATGGAACCGGTGAGAATACATTTCGTTTGAATTTTTCCAATTCTGATGAGCAAAAGATCGAAGAAGGCATTAAGCGTCTGGGATCGAGTATCTCAACCCTATTGGACTAA
- a CDS encoding FAD-dependent oxidoreductase, producing the protein MAQNIVVIGGVALGPKAACRFKRLEPGSTVTMIDQSSLISYGGCGIPYYVSGDVSDAKELCETSFHMLRDPKFFKEVKGVDVQILTKATRIDREKKVVEVENVTTGECAALPYDKLVYATGASPRKLNLPGEDLKGVSYVCNPEDATRIREGISSGVVNKAVIVGAGFIGLEMAEAFADMWGIETSVVEITDQVMPRLVSPALATMAQQHMEEGGVDFYFGESVTAIEGEDGKVARVITSKRTLEADVVIIAAGVIPNSKLAEEAGLACHERGGVIVDEFMRTNDPNIYAGGDCAIVKHLLTGEGAFLPLGSMANRQGRVIGNNLAGRETRFDGVVGSFVVKLFETSLAGTGLSLEAAKAAGYDALSVLLIQLDRAHFYPTKELMTLEMVFEKESRRVLGVQGFGSSGDALVGRINAVAALLKMNPTIDEISNMELAYSPPFSAAMDILNTLGNLADNAILGINQGVGPDGFQELWNQRESGDCYFVDCREKADAEELMKRNPDWHNVPQGEIYNRLDEIPKDKSVVLVCNTGARSYEAQIMLQDKGYENIINIHGGMAAINKYGVKL; encoded by the coding sequence ATGGCACAAAATATAGTTGTTATCGGTGGAGTTGCTCTTGGACCCAAAGCTGCTTGTCGTTTCAAGCGTCTTGAGCCGGGGTCCACAGTTACCATGATCGATCAGAGTTCGCTGATCTCCTATGGTGGATGCGGCATCCCATACTACGTTTCCGGCGATGTCTCTGATGCCAAGGAGTTGTGCGAAACCAGCTTTCATATGTTGCGTGATCCCAAGTTCTTCAAGGAAGTCAAAGGGGTTGATGTACAGATCCTGACCAAAGCGACGCGGATCGATCGCGAGAAGAAAGTCGTGGAAGTGGAAAATGTCACAACAGGTGAGTGCGCTGCCTTGCCATACGACAAGCTCGTTTACGCCACAGGCGCTTCTCCGCGCAAACTCAACTTGCCCGGCGAAGATTTGAAGGGCGTGAGTTATGTGTGCAACCCCGAGGATGCGACTCGAATTCGCGAAGGGATTTCCAGTGGCGTAGTTAATAAGGCCGTCATCGTCGGAGCCGGATTCATCGGGTTGGAGATGGCGGAGGCCTTTGCTGATATGTGGGGGATCGAAACCAGCGTAGTTGAAATTACCGATCAGGTAATGCCGCGGCTCGTGAGCCCTGCATTGGCAACCATGGCTCAGCAGCACATGGAAGAGGGCGGTGTTGATTTCTATTTTGGTGAAAGCGTGACCGCCATTGAGGGAGAGGACGGTAAAGTTGCTCGGGTTATAACCAGCAAGCGTACTCTTGAGGCTGATGTGGTGATCATTGCCGCTGGTGTTATCCCCAACTCCAAACTTGCTGAAGAGGCCGGATTGGCTTGCCATGAGCGCGGCGGTGTCATCGTTGATGAGTTCATGCGTACCAATGATCCGAATATTTATGCTGGTGGCGACTGCGCTATTGTCAAACATTTGCTGACCGGAGAGGGAGCTTTTCTCCCACTGGGATCTATGGCCAATCGTCAGGGGCGTGTGATCGGCAACAATCTTGCCGGTCGGGAAACTCGTTTTGACGGCGTGGTTGGTTCCTTTGTTGTGAAACTCTTCGAGACATCTCTGGCCGGAACCGGTCTTAGCCTTGAAGCAGCCAAAGCCGCTGGGTATGATGCGCTGAGCGTGTTGCTGATTCAGCTTGATAGGGCGCATTTCTATCCGACTAAAGAGTTGATGACACTGGAGATGGTTTTTGAAAAAGAATCACGCCGAGTCCTTGGCGTACAAGGCTTTGGTAGCTCCGGTGATGCGCTGGTCGGTCGAATCAACGCTGTGGCCGCATTGCTGAAGATGAACCCGACTATCGATGAAATTTCGAACATGGAGTTGGCGTACTCCCCGCCGTTTTCTGCTGCCATGGATATCCTTAATACCCTCGGAAACCTTGCAGACAATGCCATCCTCGGAATCAATCAGGGAGTTGGCCCCGATGGCTTCCAGGAACTGTGGAATCAGCGTGAAAGTGGCGACTGTTACTTTGTTGATTGCCGTGAAAAGGCTGATGCCGAGGAGTTGATGAAGCGCAATCCTGACTGGCATAACGTACCGCAGGGCGAAATTTATAACCGCCTGGACGAAATCCCCAAAGACAAGTCCGTCGTGTTGGTTTGCAATACCGGGGCGCGCTCATACGAAGCCCAGATCATGCTTCAGGATAAGGGGTATGAGAACATCATCAACATTCATGGCGGAATGGCTGCAATAAACAAGTACGGCGTCAAACTGTAA
- a CDS encoding response regulator, producing the protein MRFLIVDDDESVHLFLQTVLHEHGQCHCMFTGEEAIAAFDEAHQDGVPYDVVMMDILMPGIDGHQAAGVMREKEVQKGLKKHELFKLVMITSLVDDTNVSKAFFDSDASCYIVKPLEKDIVLDELKRNLIL; encoded by the coding sequence GTGCGTTTTCTGATTGTCGACGACGACGAGAGCGTTCACCTTTTTCTGCAAACCGTTTTACATGAACACGGGCAATGCCACTGCATGTTTACGGGAGAAGAGGCCATAGCTGCTTTTGATGAAGCGCATCAGGACGGTGTACCCTATGATGTGGTGATGATGGATATTCTGATGCCTGGAATTGATGGGCATCAGGCCGCTGGTGTCATGCGAGAAAAGGAAGTTCAGAAGGGATTGAAGAAGCATGAGCTGTTCAAGCTCGTAATGATCACGTCATTGGTAGATGATACCAATGTATCCAAAGCTTTTTTTGATTCCGATGCCTCCTGCTACATTGTCAAGCCGCTTGAAAAGGATATTGTTCTGGATGAACT